The segment AATTAAGAAACATCATTGACAAACTTGCGGAATTTGTGGCACGAAATGGTCCTGAGTTTGAGTTGATgacaaaaactaaacaaaaaggAAATGCAAAATTTGCTTTTCTTTACGGCGGCGAATATTACAACTATTATCAATATAAAGTTGCAACCAAACAGCAGCAGAGTAAGTTTAATCAGCTATAACGAAGAATATTGGTTAATATTCTCATGTTATGACTTTCAGTTATGCAACAACAAGGAGGCCATCAATCTGCATTGATGGGACAGCAGATGTCCATTTTCGctcagcaacaacagcaatctcagcaacaaactcaaaataatcAAATGCCCCAGATATGGTCCAATCCTCCGCAGCAGCAaccgcaacaacaacaaccacagcAACCAGTCATAAGTCCCCAAATTGCGGCTCAAATTGAGGCCATAGCAGCACAACAAACTACGCTGAGAGAGCAAATTCGTCAATCGGAACTAAACCTTCAAGCTCAGCATGGGGTATGTATATTCTGGTTTAAACTATTGGAAATTATAGATACATTGTATGTATTTTAGGTATTACTTCAACAACAACAGGTACAAATCGACGAAGCTGTAACACGAGCTCAAAATGATGCCTTAGTAAAACAGGCTGACGATCATAAGATTTCTTTGGGCGAATTTGATGCCAAATTGCAGCCTATCGTCGATTCTTGTACAAAGGACAGCATTTCCAACGGTATGTAGCATTGCATCTCGGTTCATCCTGTCTTTTGTCTCACAGTCACTGTTTaactgttttccatttttttttctttgtatcAATTACCTACTATTCCATGTTTGGGCGCATTTTTGTGTTTGCATCCAATGCTGTTTGTTCAATTTTTGTAATCACGTCCTTATTCTCAGTGTATTCCCAGCGAACAGCAGTATTGCACATCTTTTTATAAAAGACGcccttgaacttgaactttcaTCTcgcaaaaatttttctttctgtcTTGATTTAAATATGCCAAATATAATAAACATTACCATCTATATAATTATCATTCTAATCATTAACAAATACCAATctacatatatttttttgttaattacaATTTTAGGAAAAGGCTGGATTTTACAGCATTGTACCGATTCGGGAAAATGTCAAATTATTTCGCAGTATCTTTTGAGAAAGTAATTAAAAGTATTCTAACTTTTTTGTGCCATATATTCCTCCAACAACAAGCAACTTACTCTAATGTTACCTATTCGTTTGCGATCCACACTAGCAATGACATGGATAAATACGAGCCTCACAATCTAGTGCCAAATTTTCACTAAATTATGCTGTAAATTGTTTGAATTTACATGATGTCTGGTACTAGGTTGTGTCTCGTTTGTTTTTCTCTAATGGACTGACCAACGGACGGCAATGCTTCATCTATATGACCAGACTCACAAATAACGACAAATCTTGAAAGCTTTCGGAAAGATATTAGAAGCGAAatccgaatttttgtttttccatCTTATCTACTTATAGGGCATTAATAGCTGGAGTGTTATTTACGCAAAAATTGCATCTGATATATTTAGTTAATGATGTTATCCATCACTGgtaagttcaatttttgaagtAATTTGGTTTCATATAACCTTCATgcatcttattttcttttgcctaACATTAAGATAGGTTGAATCGCTCAATACTAGTACTTTGTTCACTTTGTAAAATGAGCTGTGAAGCAAACACACATCTGTTAGAGACAAATCAGTTCATTGACCTGATTGATCAATTCAATTAGGATACTAAAGTTTGATCCGAATCATTTTTGGATATGACATTTCTTGAATAGTTGATTTTTATGTGTTGGCGTCGATTCAACCCTTGCATTCCTTTGGAAGAGCTTCagaaaaattctattcaaaaatATACTTAGTAGTCTACCTTACAGCATCCGAAAAAGGACCGATGAGCTGAAGAAGTGCTTAGAGAGTGCAGTAATTCCTATGTTTTGCAATGCGCAAATTAGTGAGTATTATCGTGCATATCGCGGACCCGGAAATCCTTAAATCACACTTTGTTTTGTAGCTGCAGCTACTGACGAACAACGAGCCAAGCTTACCAAGCTTTTGTCACTGTGGGAATCCAAGGGAAATTTTTTCGATGCATGTGTCATCTCGAAATTAAAATCACCACCTTCTTCTCTACAAGAGTATCAAAACTCACTTCTTACCCAGTATGCAGCCATCGTAGCACAGATCACCCAAAACACAAAAGTAACCTTCGATAAGTAAGCACTCCGTAACCTGGGCGATGGAGGAATTTTTCAATACAACggtattttttaaccatttcagTTACCAACAACAGCATCAAGCATTCGTACAGCATGCTACACAACAATTAACATTGCTCGAGAAACAAAAACAGCAAATTGAGCAGCAAGCCATCAAAGCTGCGTTGGCGGCTCAACAAAAGCCTTCAGGACCAGTCCCGTTGTTGCCAGAGCTGTCTATTGCATCGTCAAATAATGGCATTGGCTCCGTCAACAGTCTACTATCGAATAATCGTCCTAATGATCGTGAAGTATCTATCCCATCATTGTTGGATCAAAACATCAACTTTAATCTGCTATCGGGTGCTATACAAAACCTACAAAACCTCAATGTTCAAGGACAAAACAATCGAACCAATGATGGTGGATCGAATAATACGGCTGGACCTGATAATCGTAGTGGAAGTTATACGGTAAGATCCATACGGTTCCTTCGATAAAAAGAATGAATCTTCAAAATCTGACATATTTTCAGCATTCTAACGACTCAGCTGAAGGTAATAACAACAGCAATAATAACAATGATGACTATTCGCTGCCACCACCCACGTTTCCCATACCGGATATGTCAAGGCCTCCGCCTGGAATGCACGATTTCGCTTACGATTCCCGTGAGAACGAACCTTTAGACGATGGGTGCAATGATTACGATGACAATCCTCCTGATGATGAAGATCGTTGCGAGAACGATCAGCTGACGCAAAATCgcgaagatgaaaatgaagaatTTAAAGAGGAAAAGCGAACACCCACGCCCGAGCAACTCACGCCGTCAATACCTTACTTTGAGCTACCGGCCGGCCTGATGGTACCGCTAATCCGTTTAGAAGATTTTAACTACCATCCTTTGGATCCCGATCAAATTCGACTACCTCCTCCGGCACCTCCTAACGAGCGACTTCTATCTGCTGTAGAAGCTTTCTATGCCCCACCTAGTCATGAAAGACCACGTGACGGCGAAGGCTGGGAAAAGCTTGCTTTATACGAATATTTTAAAGTCAAAAATGCGTCACGTAaacaaaaagaggaagaaattgAAAGTGGCTTACGAGAAAAGTCTCGTTCTCCATCACCAATTGAACCCGGTTGGTTGAAAGCAACAAAAGCACAGAAGAAGCGCGTCTATCGATCACGTAGTCGCAGCCGATCAAAATCCAAATCTCGAGATCGTTCACGGTCAAGATCACCACGACACAGAATGCGATCTCGGTCGCGGTCCAGGTCGAGATCACCTCGTCGAGGACGCAATCGAAGTCGCTCGCCACCACGCAGAGAAAGAGATCGTTCCAGAGAACGGCGATCGCCTACTCCACCAAGCTTCGGTGGCAGCGGCTTCGGTAGTAAAATGAATCCTGCTCCTGCTGTTGAACCTAAAATACAACCAATGACTAAGCCTGCAATCGGCGGTGCAACGGCCGGTGGAATGTTACAGGGCATGGTATCTAATGCCGGGAATGAAGTCTGGGGTGGATCCGATCGCGAAGGTTTGGGATCGTTTGGTGCAAGAAACTCCGATCCAtacgaaagttttcgtaagaacaAAGGAGCTGCTTTTATTACGCGTATGAAAGCTCGGTCTGATGATAGATGAAGGACGAGAAGGAAGAAAGGCAGACATTCATGAGAGGTCCCaaataaatagataaaaaaCTCAAGGTCGTGATTGTGAAACAATTAATCGGATCTTTAAGCATTTTAATAAAATgtcgaaaatagaaaaactgtttCTTTTGCTTGTAGAGAATCTAGTTTCTTTTCCAATATAGGATCAATTGTTAAGAATCCAGTATTCAAAATCAATGATTTACCTTTAAATGACCTAGTATAAAGTTTTGTATATGCAACACTTCGAGAATTCCGAGAATACTCTGCAGCAACTACTTCCGCTCACAACCGACGAATGTTCaatcgtatcttcctcgttggtttcaaTTTTAAAACGTAGGACAgccgttgtcgttcgtcggttcgaaccaagctgtaGTTGCAGAATAGATCTGACTCAATCCCCTGCCTAGCGCCTCCTTACAGGTATAAGACGATCGATTGCCATACCTGGAAAGGTTTCATGTACATATTGGAGCAGCTAAACTAGGAGGTGAAATAACGGTATACATCCACTTGCTTTGAGTGGAATAAATATAATATATGAACTGGTTGCGTTGCGATCTGATTGAAGATCAGTGAAAACAGGAGAGAAGAGAAATAGCTTACGTTGAATAGCTTCAGAACCGTAATCGTAATTCGTAACTAAATAGATCGATCAGACAGGATCGTGACGAATATGTTCGTGTTGAGTATCTCGGTCGGTTAAATTGCTCTAAAAGCTTAAGTTCAGTGGCCCAAACTCGTGTTTtcagtctttgaccttgaaatgcggtcaggcattattattaatattttttgaaacggtggttctacaattgatggagggaaggtaggggaaagtaatgaaaatgtttttgtagtggaggggaaaaagcgggaaggtgagggggggggttattggtagctacgcttaacaagtagtcgttaccaccgtttcaaaaaaatatcatgttCAGTGGTCAATTTCTTTTCTGGACAAAGGAAGTTCCGTCCAGAAGACTCATTTTTTGCACCACATATACTACAGTAGCGGCGACGTGGAGTCGGTTTCATAGTGTTGTTTATTAAAAGtgaacagatttttctatcttactgactacttaaaaactaatagctaGAGTTATAAATCGGTTTTTCAGCACGTTACGGCTGACTTCAAAGTCGAAGTAGGACACAAAACGGTTGAAGTTGCATTGTAAGCCGGTTATAGTACCGACAGTATTCTATCAGATAGATTCTATTTGTAAGCGCATGTCTGTGTATGATTTGTATATTTGTATAGTGACGATCCATCATTGGATTggagaaaggagacctaactgaatgcggtaactggcgtggcatcacgtggCTCTGTATtactcaaagtactctgtaaggtaatcctctaccggatccaggagaagatcgccgctactctccggcggcagcaagctggattccgtgctggccgatcatgtgtagaccatatcacaacgctccgcccAAGGCAAACAATGCCGTGAACCCTACAACGGAACTAGGCAGCATGCAACTCGACCGTTAGAAAGGATTCACGTGGATGTCTGTGGTCCCATTGATCCCGCGGCATGAGACGGTGCGAGATACTTCGTATCATTCATAGATGGTTACACCCATTTTTCGTTAATCCATCTCTTGCGCAAGAAGTCTCAAGTGTTCGAGAAACTTCATGAATTCGAAGCTATGGCGAAGGCGGCTACATGTAATACCATTTCAAAGCTGACGGTGGACCAGGGTAGAGAATACGGGTCAAACGAAAAGAAGCAGTGATTCAAGTCGAAAGGAATTCAAGTTGAAACAACGGTTGTATACACACCTCAAAAAATGGTGTTGCTGAGCGTTTTAATCGGACGCTTATAGAAAAAGTACGCGCAATGTTGTTGCACTCTCAAGTTGCAAAGCAATGTGATCAGAAGGAACTCTTACTAGTGTTTATTTGTTGAACCGAAGCCCGACGACCAGTCTGTCGTGTGAGATGACTCCGGCGGAATTCTGGTTTGGTGTTAAAGCAAACCTGAAAAAGCTACGTCTTTTCGGTTACAAAGCTTTTGCGTGGGTTCCAAACcaaatgaaaaagaaattagACGCAAAGTCTAGAAGTTGCCATGATGGGTTACGCACCAAACGGTTACCGGCTGTGGGACAGGACGCGCAAAAAGACCATCGTAGCTCGTGATGTGAAATTTAACGAAAGCTGTTTGCCGTATGCCACTGAATCAGAAGTCCGGCAAACTCCCTTAGTGGTACCGTACCAGTTTGAACAACAGGGGGGAAAAGAAGTTGATGTTCAACGTACTACAGAAGGAGACGATGACGATGAAAACTTCCATAATGCAAACGAGAATCTTAATGTCAATGTAGCTGAAGAACGCGATAGCCCAGGATCATCAACACTCCCTTCATAACCAGAACATCACGAGTCTCAAGGACAAACGTTGATGAGGCGCAGTGAACGGGAGCACACGCTCCCTGGTAAGTTTTTGGATTACTTCGTTGGTTACGGAGCAATTTCTGGCAGTGACTTTCCCACAGATATCCCACAAAGCTACGACGAAATTTCTGGAAGTGATGATTGTAAAGACTGGCTACAGGTAATGAGAGCGAACTCGAATCTCTCAAGGTGAATAACGTGTGGCAGCTAATGACGTGTCCGGCTGGAGTGAAACCACTTAAATCGAAATGggtatttcgtttaaaagaaGACGAGAATGGCCGAGCACTGGAGATCCCGGACGGAGTGTCGTAGAAGCCTGGACTAGTTTAGAAACTGAACAAGTCGCTGTACGGATTAAAACAATCTCCACGTTGTTGGAATGAGCGATTCAACGAAGAACTTTTAAAGTTGTGTTTCTCCAGATCCAAGAATGATTATTGTCTGTACTCAAAATTGGACGATAACGACGAACTCTTCCTGATCATTTATGTCGATGATCTGTTGATTGTGGGTCGTAACTTGATTTCCATCAAAACTTTGAAGAGTAACTTGACCGAGGTTTTTGAAATGTCTGACTGTGGCGAACTGCGTCATTTCTTAGGAATCAAAGTCGATTACAATTATGAGACCGCTATTATGCAGCTATCGCATCAGGCAAGCATTGATGGACTGATGAGAAACTTCCAGATGAGCGACTGCAATCCTGTTAAAACCCCGATGGCGAAAGGTTTGTCACTGGATCAGTCAGGACCGAATACAGCTGAACCTTACCGTGAACTGCTCTGGTCTTTGATGTATCTCATGCTGTGCGTAAGACCTGATCTTTGTTTTCCAGTTGGATATCTTGGACGATTCCAGCAGAATCCTACAGTACAACATTGGAAGGCGCTAAATCGCGTTTTTAGGTATCTTCAAGGTACTAGGGATCTGGTTTTGCAATTTACAAGGAGTAACATTAGTAAGTCATTAGTCGGATATGCAGGTGCAGATTGGGCATCCGACGTTAACGATCGAAAATCGATTAGCGGATACATGTTTAAGGTCTTCGAATATACCGTGGATTGGAGTAGTAAGAAGCAATCAACTGTAGCCACATGTTACGCAGTTATAGCAACATAAGTTTGTTAATATTTCATAACAGTTAGTTACACATTTGCTCTCGTTCAATACACACCAGTTTCATTATTTCTCCTGTTTTATTCCTGAAACGTCCATTTACAATAGAAAGTTATTCAACCTATTGATTGTTGTTAAAACTCAGCTAATATTTAACGTGAAAACGGTTTAGTTCTTCGACACGTTGGTCACGGAGATGTCTTTTTTGGTCATTGACAATGAATCTAAAGAATTAAATAAAGTTCGACTGCGGAATCATACTTTTATTGTATACTTTATCTACATTATGAACGACATGAAATTCCGTCGTTATTTAGAACATCTAGTCATTATTCACATGCACAAAGGGTACATAGCTTAAAAAGTTCCGACTGCAGTACCAACACTTAAAAGGTTATGCTTATCTGACTCCATTTTCTACGAAAGTCCAAAGCTTTGTTTTGCATTGGTTAATAGTAATAATCAACATATATCTCTAACTTAACCATGTTATAATCAAATCATAGGTGACCGAAATCAGAGAATAACAAAAACAGTAGTTCCCATTGTTTGCCCGACTGTTTACAATCATTCAATGTTCATACTTTTGATAACGTAATGCACTATCAAAGCAAATATGACGAATCCGATTAGTACGATTAAATTTGTGTATAAGGAATGCCAAATGTTGTTACTGTCGTCGGCGCTCGAGGTCCCGTTGTGACCGCTTTCGGCTGTGTCTACTTCCAGACCTTCGGCGCCAATCGGAATCACGCCATTGGCAGCGCCATTCACTAAACTAGAAGAGTTGTTGTTGGCGGCATTTTGTTTACGATGTTCTTCGAGCTGTGTAAGCCTCTCATTGATTTCTTCGCAGATTTCCGGAAACAGTTCCCGAAATACTTCATTTTTCATATTGAATGCCAAAGATCGGCGGGCATATTTTCGTTTTTCGCACGTAGTTGATTCGCATGAACCTAATGTGGGTGTCGTTTCCAGCATAAAGCTTAACAGACCTGCGGTGGTGAAGTCATTAATATAGATTTGGTTTTACACAATGCTCATTATTTACCAGTTAATATAGTTGCGACTGACCAAGCTGGATTCCAGGTATCCGGATGGAAATCTGATATACTAAGACATAGTCGCTTGTTCGTCTTAAACCGTCCATTTGGTGTTATCATATAAATAGATGGTGGTTTGAACGGAAACTCCTTGCTAAAGAGAAGCGTTCCGTGATAGTAACCACCGTGATATGGTGAATCTTCTGGTCCATTAATAACGTAATGCCACTCAAGGATATTTGACGGAAGTGGTTCAGCTGTTATATACGGCACTGAAGAAATTCTTTTGATTACACATCAATTCGATATTTTCGAATGCCTTATAAACTCACCAGGATCCCTTTTCAAACGCATATAATCCTGCTTCAATCGGGAAGTGGCGGTCGGTTTCTGGCTGGACATTGTAATCTTATTCACAAAACAATATAATTCACCTAGATTTACAAATATCTAGCAGAACACAAAGCACGATCTGCTGAcgattttcatggaaaataagTACACGtaattcgttttttttctcactCGATACTGTTGTTTCCAATCATCTGCCAAAATGTTAGACT is part of the Sabethes cyaneus chromosome 2, idSabCyanKW18_F2, whole genome shotgun sequence genome and harbors:
- the LOC128734216 gene encoding calcium homeostasis endoplasmic reticulum protein, producing MDIPAPPNDIELRNIIDKLAEFVARNGPEFELMTKTKQKGNAKFAFLYGGEYYNYYQYKVATKQQQIMQQQGGHQSALMGQQMSIFAQQQQQSQQQTQNNQMPQIWSNPPQQQPQQQQPQQPVISPQIAAQIEAIAAQQTTLREQIRQSELNLQAQHGVLLQQQQVQIDEAVTRAQNDALVKQADDHKISLGEFDAKLQPIVDSCTKDSISNGKGWILQHCTDSGKCQIISQYLLRKALIAGVLFTQKLHLIYLVNDVIHHCIRKRTDELKKCLESAVIPMFCNAQITAATDEQRAKLTKLLSLWESKGNFFDACVISKLKSPPSSLQEYQNSLLTQYAAIVAQITQNTKVTFDNYQQQHQAFVQHATQQLTLLEKQKQQIEQQAIKAALAAQQKPSGPVPLLPELSIASSNNGIGSVNSLLSNNRPNDREVSIPSLLDQNINFNLLSGAIQNLQNLNVQGQNNRTNDGGSNNTAGPDNRSGSYTHSNDSAEGNNNSNNNNDDYSLPPPTFPIPDMSRPPPGMHDFAYDSRENEPLDDGCNDYDDNPPDDEDRCENDQLTQNREDENEEFKEEKRTPTPEQLTPSIPYFELPAGLMVPLIRLEDFNYHPLDPDQIRLPPPAPPNERLLSAVEAFYAPPSHERPRDGEGWEKLALYEYFKVKNASRKQKEEEIESGLREKSRSPSPIEPGWLKATKAQKKRVYRSRSRSRSKSKSRDRSRSRSPRHRMRSRSRSRSRSPRRGRNRSRSPPRRERDRSRERRSPTPPSFGGSGFGSKMNPAPAVEPKIQPMTKPAIGGATAGGMLQGMVSNAGNEVWGGSDREGLGSFGARNSDPYESFRKNKGAAFITRMKARSDDR
- the LOC128735090 gene encoding ubiquitin-conjugating enzyme E2 J2; the encoded protein is MSSQKPTATSRLKQDYMRLKRDPVPYITAEPLPSNILEWHYVINGPEDSPYHGGYYHGTLLFSKEFPFKPPSIYMITPNGRFKTNKRLCLSISDFHPDTWNPAWSVATILTGLLSFMLETTPTLGSCESTTCEKRKYARRSLAFNMKNEVFRELFPEICEEINERLTQLEEHRKQNAANNNSSSLVNGAANGVIPIGAEGLEVDTAESGHNGTSSADDSNNIWHSLYTNLIVLIGFVIFALIVHYVIKSMNIE